One segment of Limisphaerales bacterium DNA contains the following:
- the bioD gene encoding dethiobiotin synthase, with amino-acid sequence MKRATRTSFITGTDTGAGKTILTALLLDHLRAQGENAVAIKPLCTGPRDDVRLLQSLQPGALTDDEMNPFHYQKPVTPLVASRGRLKREHIVNAIRRMEGECERLLVEGAGGLRVPLSSEAAGVTWDEVVKTLKCGVILAAPNRLGVLNHVNLTLDRLKTIGANKVFVVLSDCNPPSRRDASAASNERVLADFWPETPFLKLPYLGSNLGTPDKIRAARKKTKKTLARLVSLL; translated from the coding sequence ATGAAGCGCGCCACACGCACGTCCTTCATTACCGGCACTGATACCGGGGCAGGCAAAACAATCCTCACCGCACTGTTGCTCGATCACCTCCGCGCCCAAGGCGAAAACGCAGTCGCCATCAAGCCCCTCTGCACCGGTCCACGCGATGACGTGCGGCTATTGCAAAGCCTGCAGCCGGGCGCATTGACTGATGATGAAATGAACCCCTTTCATTACCAAAAACCAGTGACCCCGCTTGTCGCCTCACGCGGGCGTTTGAAGCGAGAGCACATCGTGAACGCCATCCGCAGGATGGAAGGGGAGTGCGAGCGGTTGTTGGTGGAAGGCGCGGGCGGTTTGCGCGTTCCTTTGAGCTCCGAAGCCGCCGGCGTGACGTGGGATGAGGTGGTAAAAACTTTGAAATGCGGCGTGATTTTAGCCGCTCCAAACCGACTTGGAGTGCTCAATCACGTCAATTTAACCCTCGATCGGCTAAAAACCATTGGCGCGAATAAAGTTTTTGTGGTACTTTCTGACTGTAACCCACCGTCGCGCAGGGATGCATCGGCGGCCTCGAATGAGCGCGTATTGGCTGATTTTTGGCCTGAAACGCCATTTTTGAAGTTGCCGTATTTGGGATCAAACTTGGGAACGCCGGATAAAATTCGTGCGGCCCGAAAAAAAACGAAAAAAACACTTGCGCGATTGGTGAGTTTACTGTGA